GCTGTCGCTGTCGCTGCCGTGCTCGCTTGACTGTGCTTTCTGTTTTGCTCtgctctttctttctttctttcaactttcacTCTCTCTTTGCGTCTTATTGATGTTGAGATAAATTATGACTTGTCAATTTTCTTTCTACACTCGATAATATCCTTtatccttttttttcttctttttttaccAATGCAGAGATGACTTTTGTACCCCTTATACATCGCGACGAGCCAGTGACGAGTAACGAGTAAACGAGTTATGACAGCGACGAcccctttttttttagtgtGTAGTAGTAGTATAATAGATTCATCATTCGAttctatctttttttttcttttgcagACACCGTCCTATTTTACcccattcacattcacattcacaacGCACATactagtttttttttgtcaatttcgttttcgttttcgtttttttgtAGACATGAACAAACGCCATTTcggacttttttttggtccAATCCATTCATGCTCCTGCTTCTCTCGATTTTGTTCTTTTATTCATCACGATTCACTGCCATCACCACAACTCTGAAAGTAATTTGCTCATACACCGCTTTTTTAAGTAAACTATATATCGTACTAGTATGCTCTCGTCAGTAGAATTTTTGTATCAGatatagttttttttttctttttttggctCTTGCTCTATCTGTGTTCTTGTTCGATTTTTTTCCCCCCTCAGTTTCGAGgtgttcttttttgtttttgatgttcctttctttcgtTGTTTTGCGCCACTGAACGACGATCCATGAATCACTCCGACAGCACCCCCCCTCGTTTCGCCCCTCGCCCCTCGCCCCCGCTCGCCACCTCCTTCCGCCAGCCCTTCTTTGGTCTTTTTTGGTCTTTAGCCTTTGGCCTTTACCCTTTTTTAGGTTTCTTGCCCCTTTAAATGGGGTTGATGATCAGGGTCCCCGACTCAACTCATTTCGCATGCCCCTATTCTTGGGAAGATGGAATTGGGATTTTTGGGGTAGGGGGGTGGGGATGACTCAACTCGACTCAATACGGTTTTTTAGGTGACGCCCTGCCAGGCTTGCTTCTTGGGGTGGGGAGGTGTATCAATGGACATCAAAGATTCAAAAAAGACCAGACCGGGGTATCTATTCGTGTATTCACGTCACTCTCTGCGGGTTTTGATTTGTCTTTGGggtctttctctctctctttgtCCTACTTGAGCaatgggagagggagaggggtcGAAAGCGCTGTCCTTACCAGAATTGGAGGATGGTGTTACCGTCGATGCCTAGGCGttttgtcgttgtcgttgtcgttcTTGCTGTCACGGTCAACCCTCAATCCGCGTTTGTTCCCCCGAGGCCGGTGCGCTTTTGATGTCATTCACCTTGGAGAGAAGGGATACGGTTTTGGCTTTGGTTCCCAGACGAAACGGTACCTTTGGCTTGACTCTTTCTTTGCTCGGCTCCTTTTAGGACATACAATCCGGGACTCAGGACAGGCCCTCTAAAAGGGGTGTTTTGTGTCTTTTTGCAAATGCACCCTTGTTTGGTGGATGAGTTTGTTCCTTTGGATTTTTGGAGCAAAGCACTGGGCCAGCGAGTTTTAGTTTCGAGTCATGCGAAGCGCAGGAGTGTACGGCATACGGAATACGATGGACGGATTTGGACCCGAATGCACCTCTCCTTGGGTTCTTTGTGCTGCAAATACCACGACACCACAATTGGTACTCTTTCTACGCACGCATTTCGCACCGCGGTCGCTGCATGCGCATGGGGATCCGGCTTGTCTATACATAGGTTTTGCGTTTTTACAGTCTCCGTTCAGCGTTGTCGAGCTCCACCACGATCATGGCGTGCACGTTAATCATCCATGACATGCGCGCGCacgcggcggcggcagtGGGACAGCGGCATTTTCCAGGTTTGCCCTGCCATGGCATGCCCTGTCATGGCCCTCGGCCTCTGTCCCTGTACCCTGGCGTTTATGTTTATTCTCGACCTTCGGTAGATAAAACAGCCTTTTCGAGCCGTGTTCTGCTTCTATGTCTCAGCAATGCGTCTGGTTTAAACCCATTGGGGAATACACGGGAATACAGTCCGGCATTTTGTGGGTCGGCGGTGTCGGGACATCGTTGCGGTTGTCTAATGTCGGAGGGTTTTGTTGATGTGACGTGATGTATTTTGTCAGTCAAAGGCGGGTTGTTGGTCCGAGTTTTGGATTGCACCTttctcttttattttttgattgtgTAGCCTTTGTCTGCAGTGTGCGCCTTTTTTTTATCGTtggcttttttctttttcattggCCTCTTTTTGAAACTTTCTCATATTGTTCTAAAAGATACCACAAGTAATCAGATACCACAAGTACATAGAATTTTTATCATGTTTCGCTATTATTCTGAGTACCTGTTAATACTTAAAGTCAAAAGCTAATGATGATCTTGTCAGTTCAGTTGTCATATTTGAGACCATTCCAGTGATATGTGAGTATCGGGACTTTGAAGCGGGGCAAGTTTGGGGGGCTGATGGTGATTACCAACAAAGAGGGTATGTACGACCTTGGTACGTTCCATCAGCATCGATATTGGTCCATTCGTAGCTACATCACTGCTTCGTATTTCCAGTTGGTGGTATTCTGTGTTAGAAAGCTATATTGGTCAAAACAGCCTATCGATGCAATCACTACGGCAAGATTATCGGCAGGGGGACTTGCGCTGTCGAGCTTGATAGCCAAAACATCAAAGGATCAAGGCCGAAAGGGATTGTCATCTGCAACGAATTATTTTGGACTTTTGTGTTCCTGCCTTCCGACCCCGATTGAGAAACattgctatttttagacaacGCGTTGGGCGAGTTTTAATTAAAATGTGTTGGAGTGGAACTGGATTTTCTCTTACACACACGCAGTTGTTAGGATCATAGTATTGGATCAGGGGTGTGTGCCTTTAGAAGGACTGGTTGTGAGATTTTTTTTAAGAGAACAGGGGAGAAGTGTCGGTGGAGAAACTGCTTGGCTGTCAATGCGAGGTGATCGAACGGTTCTTCGCTAGTTTCGGTCTTGGTGTAATCGTCAGTGGGCTGACTGACCTGTATGAGCGTAGAGAGTAGGTTTCGGAGCTTACGAGATACACAATTGAACGTGAAGCGCATGTGTAGGAGTTGGAGGGAGcgcagcatcagcatcatggGTCTGTTTGGCTCCGAGACTTGACAGTTCTTCCGCTGAAGAATTTCATTGAAAGAAGTGGGGCGGAACTTGCGCAAGCAATCTCGTCATTTTGCATGTATTATTGCATTGTATCTGTGCGCAGCTTGCTTGGCTGAGTAGGTTAGTCGATGTTAATATGAGCCAAGGGCAGAGGTGTGTTGGATGGGTTCCAGTGATGCCCCAGCATGTCGCTCGGCAATGTGGGTCCACTCCGAGGGCTCAGAGCGCCTTCGAACTGGGTATCATGAGGGGTGGCGAGGCTGTTGTTGAGAAGAAGGATTTTATTTGCTCCGAATTTGAGCTGATTATCGATGGCGGTATCGCGAATAATGGCGACCAAAACGGCGGGCGACGACGAGCAGGGGCCTGTAGATAGCACAGTATATTTTCCAAGAGACAGATATCGCTGGGGTGTATTTACCAAGGAGGATATTGGACGGAGACAGTGGCGGCCGAAAGAGTTCTCATGAAGGAGGATGAAGCGTGGGAAAGAGGCCAGCAGGGCGATGGTGGTGAGAGATTTGAAAGAAAGTTTTGCTCTCAACGACCATTCACTACTATTACTTAGTACTATTTTCTGGAGGTACCTCTGCCCTTGTAGTCGTGGACTTTGCGAGTCTGTCACTTCCAAAGGCTTTAATAACGATCATCGTCCACCGACTCACGTAGCTCCTGGGGCCACCTTTTCCCGACTAATTGGATTCTTCCTTTGACGTCTTTCGTACTTCAGCGAGCTCAACGCTCACATCTTCGTAATCCCTAATCGTTCTTCATTCAAACACCTCTATAATGTCTTTATCGGCCAACGACAACAATGGCTCCTATTCCAGGGTTCCTCCAAGTGGCAAGACCCCACCTCCAGCTCCTTCTGCGGCATTCGCGAAGAGGTTCGTCGCATTTCGTGGATTTCACTAGGATTTGCTTTCTTATCTACTCCTTGCAGAGCTAGAGAGCTTCAAGGCGAAGGCTTAGGCGGCAGGTACTTGCCTCCGGCGCTTCGTGGTATGTCGACAGGGGGTTCCCAATCAAACGAGGCTCCGCCCTCTCTTACGACCTCAGGGGATGGCTCAATTTTGCCACCCACGAATTACCCTCCAGGGTTTAGAAGGGCAAGGGCTGGGACCTTACCTTCGAATGTTCAACTTGCTGCTCAGCGCCTCGCAGCATCGACCACTGATACTCCTGTGGAACAAATACAAAGACAATCCAGCCTTTCTTCCCAGGTTCCTGCCCTGACTTCTGTTGCACCCGGAAGACCCGGGCTTCGTCACTCTTCTACCACGGTACCTCCACCTATCTCGTCCACTGTGGGTGAAAGGGCCAGCCGCCTTCGGTCTGGTTCCCTTACGCTCCCGACTGGAGGTCTTTCCAATGCATTCGGACCATCCATTTTCTCATCTTCCTGGTTGTCTACCTCTACCAATGGCTCTGCAGGTTTCTCTGTCCTCGACGAGTTGCGTTCAGTCACCTCGGCTGATTCAGGAGCGGATGATTTCGATGTGCACACTTTGGACTACCTTGGTTTGGATGACAGCCATagacctccacctcctgcagcGACCATTTCTGAATTGCGCACGCAGACTCAAGCTGCGATTGCCGGGAATTTGGCTAGTACACGTATGCGCGCTACCACAGTCTCTAACCCCTACCGTACACGGCCTTCTCTTACTGGATCCTTGCTATCGACTCCAGCtgcggaggaagaggaagaatatTTTGTAGATAGTTATGACAACATGGGCTATGACCGTCAGCAACTTGGCGCCTACGATATTTCCAACTCTCAGGGCGACTTCAACCAGTCCTCCTATCTCTCCAAAACATTCAAGGCTACCGAAAACCGACCTCGTGCTATCTCTGTCGGCATTCTCGATGACCCCATGCGATCTCTCCAACGACGCGCCATATCAAGCGATGCTAACTCTTACCTGAACGAGATTTCCCAGCCTGGTCTTTCCCTGTCTAACAACCTTGGCAACCCCTCAGGTATTTTGAAAACGGACAAATTGTCGTCTGCTCGTGCAGGTGTTTCTCCAAGCGTTCATTTCCCTCCTAATGGCGGAGACCTTCCCATTGGACGCGGCGCATCCGCATACCTTCTTGCACCCGGTGGCCATAACCGCTCCGTTTCTCCCAAGTCTGAACAACCTTCCACTCAGTTGCAGACTCCCACGCGTTCTCTCTGGATTGGGAACCTGGATAGTGCAGTCACTAGCGAACAGCTCATTCATGTTTTTGCACCCTATGGTGCAATTGAGAGCCTGAGACTTCTTCCTGAGAAGGTAATAAAAACTGCGATCTGTATCTCCTGTCATACATGTTGACCATTGTAAACTTTCAGGAGTGTGGATTTGTCAACTTTGTTGACCAAGCCGATGCCATTCGTGCGAAAGACGATGTTTTGAATCGCCTTGGTGGAAATATTGGGATGCCCAACGGGCAGACTGTCAGAATTGGGTTTGGAAAGGCGGACAGCGCTCCTGTTGCTCCTGCCAAGGGCAATCCCGCTAGTCCTGGTCCCACTTCTCCAAGCAACGCAGGTACCAAGTCAGCTGGTGCTAATGCGGGTCTCGGCGGAATGGATGCTCAGCTCCAGTCCACTCCTACACGTGCTCTTTGGATTGGATCAATCCCTTCTTCTACCACTCCTGCAACGATCCTCAGCGTCTTCAGTCCTTATGGCCCTATTGAATCGGCTCGTGTGTTGACCCACAAGAACTGTGGTTTCAGTGAGTGTATTGCTATTCGTTTGTAGAGACGCATGGCTCAGATTACCTTCCCAGTTAACTTTGAGCGGCTCGATGACGCTGTTCGCGCTCGCAAGGCTCTCAATGGCCGCGACGTTCTCGGAAGCGACGTCGGAGCAATCCGCATCGGTTTCGCAAAAGTCCCAGTCAAGAATGGACAAGAAGGAACTGGTTCTCCGGAAGAAAGTACCAATGTTGTCGCTCAAGGTGTTGGTGATCTGAGCGTTGGCGCCACAATCCATGCTCTCCGTGGCATTAAAGGTGCCTCGACGATTCCTGCAGAACAACAGGTTTTGGGAGGCGTTGTCGAGAACTACCGATCCAATTTGCTCTTGAGTATGATTTCATCTGGCTTGCATAACAGCCCTGTTGCCCCAGACGGCACGAAGCCTGCTGGCTTCACACCTTCT
This Psilocybe cubensis strain MGC-MH-2018 chromosome 3, whole genome shotgun sequence DNA region includes the following protein-coding sequences:
- a CDS encoding Pumilio domain-containing protein C56F2.08c; translated protein: MSLSANDNNGSYSRVPPSGKTPPPAPSAAFAKRARELQGEGLGGRYLPPALRGMSTGGSQSNEAPPSLTTSGDGSILPPTNYPPGFRRARAGTLPSNVQLAAQRLAASTTDTPVEQIQRQSSLSSQVPALTSVAPGRPGLRHSSTTVPPPISSTVGERASRLRSGSLTLPTGGLSNAFGPSIFSSSWLSTSTNGSAGFSVLDELRSVTSADSGADDFDVHTLDYLGLDDSHRPPPPAATISELRTQTQAAIAGNLASTRMRATTVSNPYRTRPSLTGSLLSTPAAEEEEEYFVDSYDNMGYDRQQLGAYDISNSQGDFNQSSYLSKTFKATENRPRAISVGILDDPMRSLQRRAISSDANSYLNEISQPGLSLSNNLGNPSGILKTDKLSSARAGVSPSVHFPPNGGDLPIGRGASAYLLAPGGHNRSVSPKSEQPSTQLQTPTRSLWIGNLDSAVTSEQLIHVFAPYGAIESLRLLPEKECGFVNFVDQADAIRAKDDVLNRLGGNIGMPNGQTVRIGFGKADSAPVAPAKGNPASPGPTSPSNAGTKSAGANAGLGGMDAQLQSTPTRALWIGSIPSSTTPATILSVFSPYGPIESARVLTHKNCGFINFERLDDAVRARKALNGRDVLGSDVGAIRIGFAKVPVKNGQEGTGSPEESTNVVAQGVGDLSVGATIHALRGIKGASTIPAEQQVLGGVVENYRSNLLLSMISSGLHNSPVAPDGTKPAGFTPSVTEQQMILRELSGGSSDAEADIQSLSEFRPPTMYYTTIPLVSERTHNRRWDASKLRELRKRLDSGTMTVEEIDQVAADFMDSEIVDLASDWLGNTVVQKLFERCSAVPRVNMLERICPHLAMIGIHKNGTWAAQKIIECVSSPDEVALIAQNLRAYAPPLLLDQFGNYVIQCCLRFGAPANDFIFDAIVDRMWEIAQGRFGARSMRACLESPHITLNQQRRIATAIILNSIPLATNPNGALLLTWLLDTSGFPSRYNLLAPRFTPHLSHLCTHKLASLTVLRIVNQKIEPDASRQIVEALFNSPGDHVLTDVLGDQVNGVAVVHKILTSPFIDPAAKQNYIEATKRVLIELKVIATQAYRRLIEEVGLPVPNFQPTYNNTLPPTGKVTKNSNQNFGVPGLPSGYPSNDQGFASMMAALQMGGQNPQAGPPNPPQLHVDPAFNPAAPRRTAPSNPPAAFSPSADFSPFGMRQSETGSPRQVGNIRRGPNMPNNPNMSHSPYANQSPVLSHGGPLPGMNQLQPAYGGMPPPPQSVPPHAYQPYMYQPYPQNPPSNMGTFHA